In one window of Opitutus sp. GAS368 DNA:
- a CDS encoding Gfo/Idh/MocA family oxidoreductase, which yields MNKIRFGILGSGFMGRTHAEAVRRLPNAELVAIHGGTRAPALADRYGVAFEADKAALLQRADIDAVIVTTPHHLHADETLAALAQGKHVLVEKPLATSAADCERMLGFARQRQLTLAVGYQQRFRINNRKAHELIRAGAIGRVLAVQVSMPMYAGAIKAGGFGGNWAWWNDPASVGHLINSSPHAIDLVRWFTGGEVLTVSAFSRTFLPDVPVEDTTMGLLEFSTGTICSLFSSRALPAPSFPGEDFRFRITGSTGLLDLDPYGELRQSDEKGWRTVSQQPPVKHEGADTAFADVRMQAYCDQTTAFIAAIQGRPSDVGTGADGLAGVAACLAMIESSKARAWIHLGGKK from the coding sequence ATGAATAAAATCCGCTTTGGTATCCTTGGATCCGGCTTCATGGGCCGGACGCACGCGGAGGCTGTCCGCCGTCTGCCCAACGCCGAACTGGTGGCCATCCACGGCGGCACTCGCGCCCCGGCGCTGGCCGACCGTTATGGCGTTGCCTTTGAAGCCGACAAGGCGGCGCTGCTGCAGCGCGCGGATATTGACGCCGTGATCGTCACCACCCCGCATCATCTCCACGCAGACGAGACACTGGCCGCGCTGGCGCAAGGCAAGCATGTCCTGGTGGAGAAGCCGCTGGCGACCAGCGCGGCGGATTGTGAGCGGATGCTGGGCTTTGCACGGCAGCGGCAGCTCACGCTGGCCGTCGGATACCAGCAGCGTTTCCGCATCAACAATCGCAAGGCCCACGAACTGATCCGGGCCGGCGCCATCGGCCGGGTCCTGGCGGTCCAGGTGTCGATGCCCATGTATGCCGGGGCCATCAAGGCCGGGGGCTTCGGCGGCAATTGGGCGTGGTGGAACGATCCCGCCAGTGTCGGCCATCTGATCAACAGCTCCCCCCACGCCATCGACCTGGTGCGCTGGTTCACGGGCGGCGAGGTGCTGACGGTCTCGGCCTTCTCCCGCACGTTTCTGCCGGACGTGCCGGTGGAGGACACCACCATGGGCCTGCTTGAATTCTCCACCGGCACGATCTGCTCCCTCTTCTCGAGCCGGGCGTTGCCGGCACCTTCCTTTCCCGGCGAGGATTTCCGCTTCCGGATCACCGGCAGCACCGGCCTGCTCGACCTTGATCCCTACGGTGAGCTGCGCCAGTCGGATGAAAAAGGCTGGCGCACGGTTTCGCAGCAGCCCCCGGTGAAGCACGAGGGGGCGGACACGGCCTTCGCCGATGTGCGCATGCAGGCTTACTGCGACCAGACGACCGCATTCATCGCGGCCATCCAAGGCCGGCCGAGTGACGTGGGCACCGGCGCGGATGGTCTGGCCGGGGTGGCGGCCTGTCTCGCCATGATCGAGTCATCCAAGGCCCGTGCCTGGATTCATCTCGGCGGGAAGAAATAG
- a CDS encoding SDR family oxidoreductase, which yields MKPSPAKTTPGFSLAGKIILLTGGAGLYGRGLASQVAEAGATLVLASRDVAALEKVAAEERTLGRTVHARPLDQSEESSILRLRDRLLAEFGRVDGLINNAVARPMKSADAPLADWEASMKTNATGLFAITRAFGDAMAARGSGSIVNIGSIQGMVGPDFPLYEGLNMHAIPDYFFHKAGMVNLTRYFAGLYGPQGVRVNCVSPGGFLSGQHPTFVERYSKATFLRRMADDRDLGGPVIFLLGDAARYVTGVNLPVDGGYTAH from the coding sequence ATGAAACCGTCTCCCGCCAAAACCACGCCGGGCTTCTCGCTCGCCGGCAAAATCATCCTGCTCACCGGGGGCGCCGGGCTCTACGGCCGGGGACTGGCCAGCCAGGTGGCCGAAGCGGGGGCCACGCTCGTTCTGGCCTCGCGCGATGTCGCGGCGCTGGAGAAGGTCGCCGCGGAGGAGCGCACCCTCGGCCGCACGGTGCACGCCCGCCCGCTCGACCAGTCGGAGGAATCGTCCATTCTCCGGCTGCGCGACCGCCTCCTGGCCGAGTTTGGCCGGGTGGACGGTCTCATCAACAATGCGGTGGCCCGGCCGATGAAATCGGCCGACGCCCCGCTCGCCGACTGGGAGGCTTCGATGAAGACCAATGCCACCGGACTCTTCGCCATCACCCGCGCCTTCGGCGACGCCATGGCGGCGCGCGGCAGCGGGAGCATCGTGAACATCGGGTCGATCCAAGGCATGGTCGGCCCGGATTTCCCGCTCTACGAGGGGCTGAATATGCACGCCATTCCCGACTACTTCTTCCACAAGGCCGGCATGGTAAACCTCACCCGCTACTTCGCGGGGCTCTACGGGCCGCAAGGCGTGCGCGTCAACTGCGTGTCGCCCGGTGGATTCCTCAGCGGCCAGCATCCCACTTTTGTCGAGCGTTACTCCAAGGCCACGTTTTTGCGCCGCATGGCCGACGACCGCGATCTCGGCGGGCCGGTGATTTTCCTGCTGGGCGACGCCGCCCGCTACGTCACCGGCGTCAACCTGCCCGTCGACGGCGGCTACACCGCGCACTGA
- a CDS encoding Gfo/Idh/MocA family oxidoreductase, which produces MKAALLGLSHPHSGILLTTLENLPEITSVCLWDADPAVAARPALPTSRKAQAPTTDLDAVLAQPGLAFAIVCVRTDQSAAISLRVMAAGKHLLAEKPAGLTAAEIATLHSAADRAGIVASVLYARRMHPCVVAARKLVQSGALGSLLTLESRFLTTQVKFREPSSWLFHRAQAGGGILLWLGCHSLDLLQYISGDEITAVSAMLATRSGEAIDVEDTAVLALKFRSGAIGSFHAGYTLAYSGEGYVNLAGYDSYLGINGRTGRVVWPDLNPRLLVESPPARGESPVRVENFTLEPCSSYGGRGGEDFFRQFFSAIRGERAPPTTLGDAECTARIIEAAEESARHGRVVEIKPACLSVRS; this is translated from the coding sequence ATGAAAGCCGCCCTGCTTGGCCTCAGCCATCCGCATTCGGGCATCCTGCTGACCACACTCGAGAATCTGCCGGAAATCACGAGCGTGTGTCTCTGGGATGCCGACCCCGCTGTCGCCGCCCGGCCGGCGCTGCCCACGAGCCGCAAGGCGCAGGCGCCCACCACGGATCTTGACGCCGTTCTCGCGCAACCGGGCCTCGCTTTCGCGATTGTCTGCGTGCGCACGGATCAGTCCGCCGCGATTTCACTCCGCGTCATGGCCGCGGGCAAGCACCTGCTCGCCGAAAAACCGGCCGGCCTCACCGCCGCCGAGATCGCGACCCTGCACTCGGCCGCCGACCGCGCCGGCATAGTGGCAAGCGTCCTCTATGCGCGGCGGATGCACCCGTGCGTCGTCGCCGCGCGCAAACTGGTCCAGTCCGGCGCCCTCGGTTCCTTGCTCACCCTGGAGTCACGTTTCCTGACCACCCAGGTCAAGTTCCGTGAGCCCTCCTCCTGGCTGTTCCACCGCGCGCAGGCGGGAGGCGGCATATTGCTTTGGCTTGGATGCCACAGCCTGGACCTGCTCCAGTATATTTCGGGCGACGAGATCACGGCCGTAAGCGCGATGCTAGCCACGCGCTCGGGCGAGGCGATTGACGTCGAAGATACCGCCGTGCTCGCCCTGAAGTTCCGCTCCGGGGCCATCGGTAGTTTCCACGCCGGTTATACCCTCGCCTACAGCGGCGAAGGTTATGTGAATCTTGCCGGATATGATTCGTATCTGGGCATCAATGGCCGCACCGGCCGCGTCGTCTGGCCCGATCTCAACCCACGCCTCCTGGTGGAAAGCCCGCCGGCCCGCGGCGAATCACCCGTCCGGGTGGAAAACTTCACCTTGGAGCCATGCAGCTCCTATGGCGGGCGCGGTGGCGAGGATTTCTTCCGGCAATTTTTCTCGGCAATACGGGGCGAGAGAGCCCCGCCGACGACCCTGGGTGACGCCGAGTGCACCGCGCGGATCATCGAGGCGGCGGAGGAGTCGGCGCGGCACGGCCGGGTCGTCGAAATCAAGCCGGCTTGCCTATCCGTCCGATCCTAA
- a CDS encoding aldo/keto reductase — MKPFVLHPSTPAVSPICLGSSTFGREIGQAAAFALMDRAQARGITLFDTAATYSAGASEQIVGAWLASRRPAPGSLTVATKIYPPFAPEAIDSAVTASAGRLGVETIDLLYLHKWDPAAATPAALTALDRLVRAGRVRALGASNFTAAQLQNALHVQAQLRLTPFRAVQNVNNLAVSEVDAPLLTLCATHEVAIVTYSPLGAGFLTGKHRQGVQPGSRFDVAPGHQAIYFQPGPERRLAHLAAVSARTGHPMPHLALAWALHRPGVASVLIGGRDPIHLDQGLAALALNDSALFADLESA; from the coding sequence ATGAAACCCTTCGTCCTGCATCCCTCCACGCCGGCCGTCAGCCCAATCTGCCTCGGCAGCTCGACGTTCGGCCGGGAAATCGGCCAAGCGGCGGCGTTTGCGCTGATGGACCGCGCCCAGGCCCGCGGCATCACGCTCTTCGACACCGCCGCGACTTACTCCGCCGGGGCTTCCGAACAGATCGTCGGCGCCTGGCTTGCCTCGCGCAGGCCCGCGCCTGGCAGCCTGACCGTGGCGACCAAGATCTATCCTCCCTTCGCCCCGGAAGCGATCGACTCGGCCGTGACCGCCAGCGCCGGTCGCCTTGGCGTCGAAACGATCGACCTGCTTTATCTGCACAAGTGGGATCCCGCCGCGGCGACCCCGGCCGCGCTGACCGCGCTCGACCGACTGGTGCGGGCCGGCCGTGTGCGGGCCCTCGGCGCCAGCAATTTCACCGCGGCCCAACTGCAGAACGCCCTTCATGTGCAGGCGCAGCTCCGTCTCACGCCTTTCCGCGCGGTCCAAAACGTCAACAACCTAGCCGTGAGCGAGGTCGACGCGCCTTTGCTCACCCTCTGCGCCACGCACGAGGTGGCCATCGTAACCTACAGCCCGCTCGGGGCGGGTTTTCTCACCGGCAAACACCGGCAGGGCGTGCAACCCGGTTCGCGGTTCGACGTGGCACCGGGCCACCAGGCCATTTATTTTCAACCCGGTCCCGAGCGCCGGCTCGCGCACCTCGCGGCCGTGTCCGCCCGCACGGGCCATCCGATGCCGCATCTCGCACTGGCCTGGGCTCTGCACCGGCCCGGGGTCGCTTCCGTGCTGATTGGCGGCCGGGATCCCATCCATTTGGATCAGGGCCTGGCCGCCCTGGCTTTGAACGATTCCGCGCTTTTCGCCGATCTGGAGTCGGCCTGA
- a CDS encoding TonB-dependent receptor has protein sequence MLPACLALVFLSVPVWAQSSGASADDKDAQIASLKAEVERLKAALHQGPSADTPAQAAAPSRSAQQSASKKSGGDATGAAPASEDNSLLHLTKFEVRSTQGVGYSQGNSASALKTSEPLMRLPAQIIVVTSDMIKDIGSHFASDILSYAGLVPYYRGPAILSRGSRIGNPYIDDVPQATGIGLSDNTNIDTYQVIKGPQQVLYPLASLGGLVIETTKKPLPGVTQGIFDARVSQWGRHTFTFDINQPLATVDDAKFTARLVGIEQSGQGAFYNSKDDKRGIFPSLSLDWKNTIVQLQFDHEVFHYLPGGTGILTPDGNVYTGLGVRNQNSPPGNADTNTQNDARFSWTQIVSENWQVKSQATFFNVKRLGSVAFPTTVNWNNNTMTYTLRKDNGFNEALDVQTDVSGQYNIKSIPMRTAFGFNLHDQTIKSEFWVKPTVTIPIGDAAAINNLVLPPIDSYTPPANPGSRTKQYVSNAYFMQTADVIPNWLTLVGGFTYSNIETIADTNLALRNPFTATDSNAHQYLHRFGAVAYLTKSITAYVSQSTTFNPAVGVTYDNSPLPSVLGKSEEAGLKASFWDGKLSASVAAYKMELTNQAILAPFPALNVAGLNYYIPIGTTNSRGWDASLTLAPLPGLQIVATGYMGTVHDQNGNPITATVENSWSTFGRYDFSKDSPLKGLAVGGGATKAGGKWFNMGGLVLPNGAALPTNSSGNALFKLKQDVLVNLFAGYRLNRHWNFRIDCQNVLDKVYPIGAQGVGLVDAVEPRSFSFQTTYRY, from the coding sequence ATGTTGCCAGCCTGCCTCGCGCTCGTGTTCCTCTCCGTTCCGGTCTGGGCGCAGTCAAGCGGGGCTTCCGCGGATGACAAGGATGCGCAGATCGCCAGCCTGAAGGCCGAGGTGGAGCGCCTCAAGGCGGCCCTGCATCAGGGTCCGTCGGCCGACACGCCGGCCCAGGCGGCGGCTCCATCCCGGTCTGCCCAACAGTCTGCAAGTAAAAAATCCGGCGGCGACGCGACAGGCGCGGCGCCGGCCAGCGAGGATAATTCGCTGCTGCATCTGACGAAGTTCGAAGTGCGCTCCACGCAGGGCGTGGGATATAGCCAGGGCAATTCGGCCTCGGCGCTCAAAACCTCCGAGCCCTTGATGAGGCTGCCCGCCCAGATCATCGTGGTGACGAGTGACATGATCAAGGACATCGGTTCTCATTTCGCCTCTGACATCCTCTCCTACGCCGGTCTGGTGCCCTATTATCGCGGGCCGGCGATCCTGTCCCGCGGTTCGCGCATCGGTAATCCCTACATTGACGACGTTCCCCAGGCGACCGGCATCGGTCTCTCTGACAACACCAACATCGATACGTATCAGGTGATCAAGGGGCCGCAGCAGGTCTTGTATCCACTGGCTTCGCTGGGCGGTCTGGTAATTGAGACAACCAAGAAGCCTTTGCCGGGAGTGACGCAGGGCATCTTCGATGCCCGGGTCAGCCAGTGGGGCCGTCATACGTTCACCTTCGACATCAATCAGCCGCTGGCGACCGTCGACGATGCGAAGTTCACCGCCCGGCTGGTGGGCATCGAGCAGTCGGGGCAGGGCGCTTTCTACAACTCCAAGGATGACAAGCGCGGCATCTTTCCGAGTCTCTCGCTCGACTGGAAGAACACGATCGTCCAGCTCCAGTTCGACCACGAGGTCTTCCACTACCTTCCGGGCGGCACCGGCATCCTGACGCCGGACGGCAACGTCTACACAGGCCTCGGTGTGCGCAATCAGAACTCCCCTCCCGGCAATGCGGATACGAACACCCAGAATGACGCCCGGTTCAGTTGGACCCAGATCGTCTCCGAGAACTGGCAGGTGAAATCCCAGGCCACTTTCTTCAACGTGAAGCGCCTCGGCTCGGTTGCGTTCCCCACCACGGTCAACTGGAACAACAACACTATGACCTACACGCTCCGGAAGGACAATGGGTTCAACGAGGCCCTGGATGTCCAGACCGACGTGTCCGGGCAATACAACATCAAGTCCATTCCCATGCGGACCGCGTTTGGCTTCAATCTCCATGATCAGACGATCAAGAGCGAATTCTGGGTCAAGCCCACGGTCACCATTCCGATCGGCGATGCGGCGGCCATCAACAATCTCGTGCTGCCCCCCATCGATTCCTATACTCCGCCGGCCAATCCCGGTTCCCGCACCAAGCAGTATGTTTCGAACGCCTATTTCATGCAGACGGCTGACGTGATCCCCAACTGGCTCACGTTGGTCGGTGGCTTCACCTATTCCAACATCGAGACGATCGCCGACACCAATCTGGCGCTGCGCAATCCCTTTACCGCGACGGACTCCAACGCGCATCAATACCTGCACCGCTTCGGCGCGGTTGCCTATCTCACCAAAAGCATCACGGCCTACGTGTCGCAGTCGACGACCTTCAATCCGGCGGTCGGCGTCACCTACGACAACTCCCCGCTGCCTTCCGTTCTGGGCAAGAGCGAGGAAGCCGGCCTGAAGGCGAGCTTCTGGGATGGCAAGCTGTCGGCCTCTGTCGCGGCCTATAAGATGGAGCTGACCAATCAGGCGATTTTGGCCCCCTTTCCGGCCCTCAACGTCGCCGGGCTCAACTACTACATTCCGATCGGCACCACCAATTCGAGGGGTTGGGACGCTTCGCTGACCTTGGCCCCGCTGCCCGGCCTGCAGATCGTTGCCACGGGTTACATGGGCACGGTTCACGACCAGAACGGAAATCCCATCACGGCGACCGTCGAGAATTCCTGGAGCACATTCGGGCGCTACGACTTCAGCAAGGACAGCCCGCTCAAGGGCCTGGCGGTCGGTGGCGGCGCGACCAAGGCGGGCGGGAAATGGTTCAACATGGGTGGCCTCGTGCTGCCGAATGGGGCCGCGTTGCCCACGAATAGCAGCGGCAACGCGCTGTTCAAATTGAAGCAGGATGTCCTGGTCAACCTGTTCGCCGGCTACCGCCTGAACCGGCATTGGAACTTCCGGATCGATTGTCAGAACGTCCTCGACAAGGTCTACCCGATCGGCGCCCAGGGCGTGGGTCTTGTCGATGCGGTCGAGCCGCGCTCGTTCAGTTTCCAGACGACGTATCGGTATTAA
- a CDS encoding zinc-binding alcohol dehydrogenase, with protein MHSAQRLMFVSSPAAPRVELESFPIPDPQAGQVLVRNTHTQVSAGSESNFLRCGPQSYGLPDGQLRANIGYMTAGRIAAVGPGVTGFAVGDRVVTSAAHASHSLVDLTPTAAIDPVPDGASDEAAGFAALGDVALHGVRRAQLQIDQSVAIFGMGIVGQLVLQLARCSGAHPLIAIDLVDERLELARRSGATHVINPSRENVVQRVQEITQGAGAEVVFHCAQAAGILQSAMECAADRGTVVLTSSPPGTATIRLKEELLRKELKLTGTYESGLTQSHVYWRWTRQRNRRAYLRLLASGQLQLGHLLTHVVPAGDAPAIYEMVLRGSTGWLGIAFKWD; from the coding sequence ATGCATTCCGCCCAACGCCTGATGTTTGTCTCATCACCCGCCGCCCCGCGGGTCGAACTCGAATCCTTCCCCATCCCCGATCCGCAGGCCGGGCAGGTGCTCGTGCGCAACACCCACACCCAGGTCAGCGCCGGCAGTGAATCCAACTTCCTGCGCTGCGGGCCCCAATCCTACGGCCTGCCCGACGGACAGCTGCGGGCGAACATCGGCTACATGACCGCCGGGCGCATCGCCGCCGTCGGCCCGGGGGTCACGGGGTTTGCCGTGGGTGATCGCGTGGTCACCTCCGCAGCCCACGCCAGCCACTCCCTGGTCGATCTCACGCCGACCGCCGCCATCGATCCCGTGCCGGACGGCGCATCCGACGAAGCGGCGGGCTTCGCCGCACTGGGCGACGTGGCGCTGCACGGTGTGCGCCGCGCGCAACTGCAAATCGACCAATCGGTCGCGATTTTCGGGATGGGTATCGTCGGACAACTGGTGCTGCAACTGGCCCGGTGCTCCGGCGCCCACCCGCTGATCGCCATCGACTTGGTGGACGAACGCCTGGAACTGGCCAGGCGCAGCGGCGCCACCCACGTGATCAATCCCTCTCGCGAAAATGTCGTGCAGCGCGTGCAGGAGATCACCCAGGGTGCCGGGGCCGAGGTGGTCTTTCACTGCGCGCAGGCGGCTGGGATTCTCCAGTCAGCGATGGAGTGCGCGGCCGACCGCGGGACCGTCGTGCTGACCAGCAGCCCGCCGGGCACGGCCACCATCCGCCTCAAGGAGGAACTGCTGCGCAAGGAACTCAAGCTGACAGGAACCTATGAGAGCGGCCTGACCCAGTCCCATGTCTACTGGCGCTGGACCCGGCAACGCAACCGGCGGGCCTACCTCCGGCTGCTGGCTTCCGGCCAGCTACAGCTGGGGCATCTGCTGACCCACGTGGTTCCGGCCGGTGACGCGCCCGCGATCTACGAAATGGTGCTGCGCGGCAGCACGGGCTGGCTGGGCATCGCGTTCAAGTGGGATTGA
- a CDS encoding Ldh family oxidoreductase — MPHPEISPDSPLTVLRSAESLRVLCRQLLQALGAAEPHAGIVADSLVAANLRGVDSHGIQMLTTYIQQLRAGGINVPAAGHVVREDGVCLRYDGENGLGQVVADRCTDHAIRIARNLGVAVVVTSHSNHFGAGAWWGEKLARSGFIGIVMSNACPAVAPWQGRAAILGTNPLCVAVPGGGGRGRWLLDMATTTVALGKLTHAAHLNQREIPREWGFLDAAGRPTTETAAAQRGAPTPTGGYKGTALAMMVEILCAGLSGGGMTTELPVYRTGGDPLGISHTFIAIDPVRFLPAGEFESRMDRLAGLVKAAGPAPGYDEVLLAGEPEWCSQQIRERTGIPVPVKLWGKLATLAGELKVDLPPASSGS, encoded by the coding sequence ATGCCTCATCCTGAAATCTCTCCGGACAGCCCGCTGACCGTCCTGCGGTCAGCGGAGTCACTCCGCGTCCTGTGCCGCCAGTTGCTGCAGGCACTGGGTGCCGCGGAACCGCACGCGGGCATCGTCGCTGACTCGCTGGTGGCGGCCAACCTGCGCGGCGTGGACTCACACGGCATCCAGATGCTCACGACCTACATTCAGCAGCTGCGGGCGGGCGGGATCAACGTGCCCGCGGCCGGCCATGTGGTGCGGGAAGACGGGGTCTGTTTGCGATACGACGGCGAGAACGGCCTCGGACAGGTCGTCGCCGACCGTTGCACCGACCACGCCATCCGGATCGCCCGGAATCTCGGCGTGGCCGTGGTCGTGACCAGCCATTCGAACCATTTTGGCGCGGGGGCCTGGTGGGGCGAGAAGCTCGCGCGGTCCGGCTTCATCGGGATCGTGATGAGCAACGCCTGTCCGGCCGTGGCGCCGTGGCAGGGCCGGGCTGCGATTCTCGGCACCAATCCGCTGTGCGTCGCCGTGCCGGGCGGCGGCGGCCGGGGGCGCTGGCTGCTCGACATGGCGACCACGACGGTCGCCTTGGGCAAGCTCACCCATGCTGCCCATCTCAACCAGCGGGAGATTCCGCGGGAGTGGGGCTTTCTCGATGCCGCGGGCCGGCCGACGACCGAGACCGCCGCGGCGCAGCGGGGCGCGCCGACCCCGACCGGCGGTTACAAGGGGACGGCCCTGGCCATGATGGTGGAGATACTCTGCGCGGGGCTCAGCGGCGGAGGCATGACGACCGAGCTGCCGGTCTACCGCACCGGCGGCGACCCGCTGGGCATCAGCCACACATTCATCGCCATCGACCCCGTGCGGTTTCTGCCGGCCGGAGAATTTGAATCGCGCATGGACCGGCTGGCGGGATTGGTGAAAGCCGCCGGGCCGGCGCCCGGTTACGATGAGGTTCTGCTGGCCGGTGAGCCCGAGTGGTGCAGCCAGCAGATTCGCGAACGCACCGGCATTCCGGTGCCCGTGAAACTCTGGGGCAAACTCGCCACCCTGGCCGGCGAGCTCAAGGTTGACCTGCCCCCGGCCTCATCGGGAAGCTGA
- a CDS encoding MFS transporter, translating to MSQPSMSESILPTRRSLALAWATVALLWLAGGSNYLTRTMLTTMRGSVIEEIPMTEAQFGLLTSGFLVFYAAASPFGGFLADRFSRRRVVLWSIFSWSAITWITAYARTLEVFLVLRCLLGLSQAFYIPAAVALIVDYHRGSTRALATGIHLTGMIVGAVIGGVGGWLAEKHGWSYAYTTIGLPNLALGILLYLFLRDSPREPVGQSVTGAPPEIRLGDAVRSLTKPGAFYYVAACMGVQGGVSWIIIGWMPTVMREQFQMAQGEAGFSTLGCLYVAQAIGLLSGGFWSDRQSASNPRARIIIPAVAILLTTPLFLLTGWFHHIGFTIVSLAAWGLAMGFLGANTMPMVCLVVDARYRATAIGVLNGLTSICGSLAIYGVGALRDAKVGVSLILTFAAIGVFLCGSLLWLANLAVKKNGPVPSSGQ from the coding sequence ATGAGCCAGCCCTCAATGTCCGAAAGCATCCTGCCGACCCGCCGTTCCCTGGCGTTGGCGTGGGCCACGGTCGCGCTCCTGTGGCTGGCGGGCGGATCGAATTATCTGACCCGCACGATGCTGACCACCATGCGTGGTTCGGTCATTGAGGAAATACCGATGACCGAGGCGCAGTTCGGGCTGCTGACCTCGGGCTTCCTCGTGTTTTATGCCGCGGCCAGTCCGTTCGGGGGATTTTTGGCGGACCGCTTCAGCCGTCGCCGGGTCGTCCTCTGGAGCATATTCTCATGGTCGGCCATCACATGGATCACGGCCTATGCCAGGACGCTCGAGGTTTTCCTGGTTCTGCGGTGTCTGCTGGGGCTCAGCCAGGCCTTCTATATTCCCGCGGCGGTCGCGTTGATCGTGGACTATCACCGGGGGTCAACGCGGGCGCTGGCCACGGGCATTCATCTCACCGGGATGATTGTCGGCGCGGTGATCGGCGGGGTGGGCGGCTGGTTGGCTGAGAAGCACGGTTGGAGCTACGCCTATACCACCATCGGGCTGCCGAATCTGGCCCTGGGGATTCTGCTTTATCTTTTCCTGCGGGACAGCCCGCGCGAGCCCGTGGGTCAGTCGGTCACCGGCGCCCCGCCGGAGATCAGGCTGGGCGACGCGGTGCGCAGCCTGACCAAACCAGGAGCCTTCTACTACGTGGCGGCCTGTATGGGCGTGCAGGGCGGTGTCAGTTGGATCATCATCGGTTGGATGCCGACGGTCATGCGGGAGCAGTTCCAGATGGCGCAGGGTGAGGCCGGTTTTTCCACGTTGGGTTGCCTCTATGTGGCGCAGGCCATCGGACTGCTTAGCGGAGGTTTCTGGTCCGATCGCCAAAGTGCGAGCAATCCGCGCGCCCGGATCATCATTCCGGCCGTGGCAATCCTGCTTACGACTCCGCTGTTCCTGCTCACGGGCTGGTTCCATCATATCGGCTTTACTATCGTGAGCCTTGCTGCGTGGGGCTTGGCGATGGGTTTTCTGGGCGCCAATACGATGCCCATGGTTTGCCTGGTCGTTGATGCGCGCTACCGGGCCACCGCCATCGGAGTCCTGAATGGCCTCACTTCCATCTGCGGGAGCCTGGCCATCTACGGAGTCGGGGCGTTGCGCGATGCGAAAGTAGGCGTCTCGTTGATCCTGACCTTTGCGGCGATCGGGGTGTTTTTGTGCGGCTCACTCCTTTGGCTGGCCAATCTCGCGGTCAAAAAGAACGGCCCGGTCCCGTCATCCGGGCAATGA
- the lhgO gene encoding L-2-hydroxyglutarate oxidase, whose protein sequence is MRIVVIGGGIVGLAVTRELLQSVPGAAVTLLEKEAEVGRHQSSHNSGVLHAGLYYQPGSLKARLAVEGIRLMTAFCREHGVAHEICGKVVVATEARELPALDTLWERGRRNGLRGLRRLTPGELREVEPNVAGVAAIHVPEEGIVDYQAVCAALRLVIESAGGTVGTGSRVNRIGETTTGWVVGTGTGIHECDYLINCAGLFSDRVAELAGIRRTVRIVPFRGEYFLLRPAAQSLVRHLVYPVPDSRFPFLGVHFTRMIHGGVEAGPNAVLALAREGYSWRDFSARDVADAVSFPGLWRFLKKYPALCGEEMVRSLSRRLACRSLQRLVPALTPDDLRPGGAGVRAQAMHGDGTLIQDFWLEQRPRALHVLNAPSPAATASLAIARELVSRLPFAPVRTGGLNPT, encoded by the coding sequence ATGCGGATTGTCGTCATTGGCGGCGGCATCGTCGGACTCGCCGTGACGCGTGAGCTTCTGCAGTCTGTGCCAGGAGCGGCCGTCACCCTGCTGGAGAAGGAGGCCGAGGTCGGGCGCCACCAGAGCTCGCACAATAGCGGGGTCCTGCATGCGGGATTATATTACCAGCCGGGTTCGCTCAAGGCGCGGCTGGCGGTGGAAGGCATCCGGCTCATGACGGCCTTCTGCCGGGAGCACGGCGTCGCGCACGAAATCTGCGGCAAAGTGGTCGTGGCGACCGAGGCCCGCGAGCTGCCGGCGCTCGACACGCTGTGGGAGCGCGGCCGGCGGAACGGGTTGCGCGGCTTGCGCCGTCTCACGCCGGGGGAATTGCGGGAGGTCGAGCCGAACGTGGCGGGCGTGGCGGCAATCCATGTGCCGGAAGAGGGCATTGTGGACTACCAGGCGGTGTGCGCCGCCCTGCGGCTGGTGATCGAGTCCGCCGGCGGAACGGTGGGCACGGGCAGCCGCGTGAACCGCATCGGCGAGACGACCACGGGTTGGGTCGTGGGGACGGGAACAGGGATTCATGAATGCGACTACCTGATCAATTGCGCCGGGCTTTTCTCGGACCGGGTGGCCGAGCTCGCCGGCATCAGGCGCACGGTGCGCATCGTCCCGTTTCGCGGCGAATATTTCCTGCTCCGGCCCGCGGCGCAGTCCTTGGTGCGCCATTTGGTCTATCCGGTGCCGGATTCGCGGTTTCCGTTCCTCGGGGTTCACTTCACGCGGATGATCCATGGCGGGGTGGAGGCGGGGCCAAACGCCGTGCTGGCGCTGGCTCGCGAGGGTTATTCCTGGCGCGACTTCTCGGCCCGGGATGTGGCGGATGCCGTCAGCTTCCCGGGATTGTGGCGCTTTCTGAAAAAATACCCGGCCTTGTGCGGTGAGGAGATGGTGCGCTCGCTCAGCCGCCGGCTCGCCTGCCGGTCGCTGCAAAGATTGGTGCCCGCCCTCACCCCCGACGATCTGCGGCCCGGCGGCGCGGGCGTGCGGGCCCAGGCCATGCATGGGGATGGTACGCTGATTCAGGATTTCTGGCTGGAGCAGCGTCCGCGGGCGCTGCACGTCCTGAACGCGCCGAGCCCCGCGGCGACGGCCTCGCTCGCCATCGCCCGCGAGTTGGTCAGCCGGCTGCCATTTGCCCCCGTCAGGACCGGGGGACTCAATCCCACTTGA